A single genomic interval of Mycobacterium sp. DL592 harbors:
- a CDS encoding LLM class F420-dependent oxidoreductase, with protein MDFRVFVEPQQGASYADQLAVAQAAESLSYSAFFRSDHYLAMSGDGLPGPTDSWVTLAGIARETTTIRLGTLVTSATFRHPGPLAISVAQVDAMSSGRVDFGIGAGWFEAEHLAYAIPFPPLGERFERLTEQLEIITGLWTTPPGETFDYTGAHYTVKDSPALPKPAQQPHPPIVIGGGGAKRTPALAARFAAEFNLAFPTLDFVEPQYGRVRAAMEKVGREPDDIVYSAAFVVCAGRDEAEISRRAAAISREVDELRDNTPLVGTPSEIVDRLAPFIEAGVQRVYLQVLDLSDLDHLDLFASEVVRQLS; from the coding sequence GTGGACTTCCGTGTATTCGTCGAACCCCAGCAAGGCGCCAGCTACGCCGACCAGCTCGCCGTCGCCCAAGCAGCCGAATCCCTAAGCTATTCAGCGTTTTTCCGCTCCGACCACTATCTGGCGATGAGTGGTGACGGGCTTCCCGGGCCGACGGATTCGTGGGTGACCCTGGCGGGGATCGCCCGCGAGACCACCACGATCCGGCTGGGGACGCTGGTCACCTCGGCCACGTTCCGCCATCCCGGACCGTTGGCGATCTCGGTCGCCCAGGTCGACGCCATGAGTTCGGGCCGAGTCGACTTCGGCATCGGCGCGGGCTGGTTCGAGGCCGAGCACCTCGCCTACGCCATACCGTTCCCGCCGCTGGGTGAGCGCTTCGAGCGGCTCACCGAGCAACTCGAGATCATCACCGGGTTGTGGACGACGCCGCCGGGTGAAACCTTCGACTACACGGGCGCCCACTACACGGTCAAGGATTCACCGGCGCTACCCAAACCGGCCCAACAGCCGCACCCGCCGATCGTCATCGGCGGCGGTGGCGCCAAACGGACCCCGGCGCTGGCCGCCCGGTTCGCCGCCGAGTTCAATCTGGCCTTCCCCACCCTCGACTTTGTCGAACCCCAATACGGGCGGGTGCGCGCCGCCATGGAGAAGGTCGGCCGCGAGCCCGACGACATCGTCTACTCGGCGGCGTTCGTGGTGTGCGCCGGCCGCGACGAGGCCGAGATCTCGCGGCGCGCCGCAGCGATCTCCCGTGAGGTCGATGAGTTGCGGGACAACACCCCGCTGGTCGGGACGCCGTCGGAGATCGTGGACCGGCTGGCGCCCTTTATCGAGGCAGGCGTCCAGCGGGTGTACCTGCAGGTGCTCGACCTGTCTGATCTCGACCATCTGGACTTGTTCGCCAGCGAGGTGGTCCGCCAGCTTTCGTGA
- a CDS encoding dynamin-like GTPase family protein, whose product MSTSDQVRAILAGTRRAYEGEPAYRQRPDVFNELDRIAARLNQPIRIALAGTLKAGKSTLVNALVGESIAPTDATEATRIVTWFRHGPTPKVTANHVGGRRSNVPIARGLNNWAGLTFDFGSLDPVDIADLDVEWPAVELINATIIDTPGTSSLSRDVSERTLRLLVPEDGVPRVDAVVFLLRTLNAADIALLRQIGELVGGSSGALGVIGVASRADEIGAGRLDAMLSAKDVANRFTEELDRTGICQAVVPVSGLLALTARTLRQSEFAALEKLAAVDPAELNKAMLSVDRFVRPDLELPVDAPTRAALLDRFGMFGIRISIAVLRSGAAGPATSGTGITDSVALADELLERSGLVALRDVIDQQFAQRSESLKAHTALVSLRRFVEAYPIAATPYVSADIDPLLADTHAFEELRLLSQLRSRPTTFTDDEMASLRRIIGGSGTDAASRLGLTPEVPYDGPRAAFAAAQRWRRRAEHPLNDPFTTRACRAAVRSAEALVAQYASRGS is encoded by the coding sequence ATGAGCACCAGCGATCAGGTACGCGCCATCCTGGCCGGCACCCGTCGCGCCTATGAGGGCGAACCCGCATACCGGCAGCGACCCGACGTGTTCAACGAACTCGACCGCATCGCGGCCCGGCTCAACCAGCCGATCCGGATCGCGCTGGCCGGCACCCTTAAGGCCGGAAAGTCGACCCTGGTCAACGCCTTGGTGGGGGAGAGCATCGCCCCCACCGACGCCACCGAGGCCACCCGCATCGTCACCTGGTTCCGCCACGGCCCGACACCGAAGGTCACCGCCAACCACGTCGGCGGACGGCGCAGCAACGTGCCGATCGCCCGCGGCCTCAACAACTGGGCCGGTCTGACCTTCGACTTCGGCAGCCTCGACCCGGTCGACATCGCCGACCTCGACGTGGAGTGGCCGGCGGTCGAGCTGATCAACGCCACGATCATCGACACCCCGGGTACGTCGTCGCTCTCGCGTGACGTCTCCGAGCGCACCCTTCGCCTGCTGGTCCCCGAGGATGGTGTGCCGCGGGTCGACGCCGTGGTGTTCCTGCTGCGCACACTCAACGCCGCCGACATCGCCCTGCTGCGCCAGATCGGCGAGCTGGTCGGCGGATCCTCCGGCGCCCTCGGGGTGATCGGGGTGGCCTCCCGAGCCGACGAGATCGGCGCCGGCCGTCTCGACGCCATGCTGTCGGCCAAGGACGTGGCCAACCGCTTCACCGAGGAGCTGGACCGCACCGGGATCTGCCAGGCGGTGGTCCCGGTGTCGGGGTTGCTCGCGCTGACGGCCCGCACCTTGCGGCAGAGCGAGTTCGCCGCCCTGGAGAAGCTGGCAGCCGTGGATCCTGCCGAACTGAACAAGGCCATGCTCAGCGTGGACCGGTTCGTTCGCCCCGACCTCGAGCTGCCGGTCGACGCACCGACCCGCGCGGCACTGCTCGACCGGTTCGGCATGTTCGGCATCCGCATCTCGATCGCCGTATTGCGTTCCGGAGCCGCCGGGCCGGCGACATCAGGCACCGGCATAACCGATTCGGTGGCTCTGGCCGATGAGCTGCTTGAGCGTAGCGGGCTGGTCGCGCTGCGTGACGTGATCGACCAGCAGTTCGCGCAGCGGTCGGAGTCCCTCAAGGCGCACACCGCGCTGGTATCGCTGCGCCGGTTCGTGGAGGCCTACCCCATTGCGGCGACCCCCTACGTCAGCGCCGATATCGACCCGCTGCTCGCCGACACCCATGCCTTCGAGGAACTGCGGCTGCTCAGCCAACTGCGCTCGCGGCCAACGACTTTCACCGATGACGAGATGGCGTCACTGAGGCGAATCATCGGCGGGTCGGGCACTGATGCGGCCAGCCGCCTCGGGTTGACGCCGGAGGTGCCCTATGACGGGCCTCGGGCAGCCTTTGCGGCCGCGCAGCGGTGGCGGCGGCGCGCCGAGCATCCCCTCAACGACCCGTTCACCACCAGGGCGTGCCGGGCGGCGGTGCGCAGCGCCGAGGCGCTGGTGGCGCAGTACGCGTCCCGAGGGTCCTGA